One stretch of Paenibacillus sp. AN1007 DNA includes these proteins:
- a CDS encoding amino acid ABC transporter permease, whose product MELVFENIPFFLKGAYYTLYVTVISMFFAFIIGLLVAIARLKGPVWLRLIARFYVSIMRGTPLLVQLFVIYYGLVDYGVTLGSLTAACLGLSLNAGAFLSETFRGAIQAVPKGQTEAAYATGMTPAQAMRRIIFPQAVRIAIPPMGNTFIGMLKETSLVAAIGVTELLRSAQLLVSQYAVNMPFYLAIGVMYWIMSIGFSAILEQVERRLARAY is encoded by the coding sequence ATGGAACTGGTATTCGAGAATATCCCCTTCTTTCTGAAGGGGGCTTATTATACGCTGTATGTCACGGTGATCTCCATGTTTTTTGCCTTTATCATCGGGTTGCTGGTAGCTATTGCTAGGCTTAAAGGGCCGGTGTGGTTAAGGCTGATCGCCAGATTTTATGTATCCATCATGCGGGGCACCCCGCTGCTGGTGCAATTATTCGTCATTTATTACGGGCTTGTCGACTATGGTGTAACGCTTGGGTCGCTTACGGCCGCTTGTCTGGGGCTTAGTTTAAATGCCGGTGCGTTTCTTTCCGAAACGTTCCGCGGGGCGATTCAAGCTGTACCGAAAGGGCAAACGGAAGCGGCATACGCGACGGGTATGACTCCCGCACAGGCGATGAGACGTATCATTTTCCCGCAGGCCGTGCGCATTGCCATTCCACCGATGGGTAATACCTTTATTGGCATGCTCAAGGAAACATCGCTAGTCGCTGCTATTGGCGTTACCGAACTGCTGCGTTCTGCACAGCTTTTGGTATCGCAGTATGCAGTCAATATGCCATTTTATCTGGCAATTGGCGTAATGTATTGGATCATGAGCATCGGCTTCTCGGCCATTCTGGAACAAGTGGAGCGCCGGCTGGCCCGGGCTTACTAA
- a CDS encoding amino acid ABC transporter ATP-binding protein, with product MITTTGLTKRFQNHEVLTNIDMHVDAKDIVVLLGPSGSGKSTLLRCLNGLEQLSGGQIEVNGIVVNSADPLRVQRARVLEIRRQTGMVFQQFNLYPHKTVLGNVMEGLITVKKIKRDEAAERGRLLLGRVGLSDKEDAYPSRLSGGQQQRVAIARALAMEPEVMLFDEPTSALDPELVGEVLSVMKELAQEGMTMLVVTHELKFARNVANKIVFMADGSIVETASPEAFFEHPEQERTRQFLRQITEF from the coding sequence ATGATTACTACAACCGGACTGACCAAACGTTTTCAAAATCATGAAGTGCTCACCAATATCGATATGCATGTAGATGCCAAGGATATTGTTGTCCTGCTGGGTCCCAGCGGTTCGGGCAAAAGCACCCTGCTGCGCTGTCTCAATGGACTCGAACAGCTGTCCGGCGGACAGATCGAAGTGAACGGCATTGTGGTAAACAGTGCAGATCCGCTGCGCGTGCAGCGTGCCCGGGTACTGGAGATTCGTCGCCAGACCGGCATGGTGTTCCAGCAGTTTAACCTGTATCCGCACAAGACGGTGCTTGGCAATGTCATGGAAGGTCTTATAACGGTGAAAAAAATAAAGCGGGATGAAGCCGCCGAGCGCGGGCGTCTTTTGCTGGGTCGTGTAGGTCTGTCGGACAAGGAGGACGCTTATCCTTCCCGTTTATCGGGGGGCCAGCAGCAGCGAGTAGCCATTGCGCGTGCTCTGGCGATGGAGCCGGAAGTGATGCTGTTTGACGAACCTACCTCAGCCCTTGACCCCGAACTGGTTGGAGAGGTGCTGTCGGTGATGAAAGAGCTGGCACAGGAAGGCATGACGATGCTGGTCGTGACACATGAGCTGAAGTTTGCCCGGAACGTGGCGAACAAAATCGTCTTTATGGCGGACGGTTCCATTGTCGAGACAGCAAGCCCCGAAGCCTTTTTTGAACACCCTGAGCAAGAGCGCACGCGCCAGTTCCTGCGGCAGATTACCGAATTTTAA
- a CDS encoding OsmC family protein — MNVTTVWKGKRAFTSEGPSGYAVGMDATAAYGGDSQGATPMELLLAGLGGCMGIDITMILDAFLDKIDSIEIEAQGTRSEDMPKGFTSIDLIFKVDGDIPDYRIWKAIQMAEEKYCAVSASLSADIHPKLILNGVSTPRP; from the coding sequence ATGAATGTAACAACAGTATGGAAGGGAAAACGCGCCTTTACCTCTGAAGGACCTTCAGGGTATGCTGTAGGTATGGATGCCACAGCAGCATATGGCGGTGACAGCCAAGGCGCTACGCCGATGGAATTGTTACTGGCAGGACTTGGCGGCTGCATGGGGATCGACATTACGATGATTCTGGATGCTTTTCTGGATAAGATCGATTCGATCGAGATCGAAGCGCAGGGCACACGCAGCGAGGATATGCCGAAAGGTTTTACGTCCATTGATCTGATCTTTAAAGTAGACGGCGACATCCCGGATTACCGGATCTGGAAAGCCATCCAGATGGCCGAAGAGAAATACTGCGCCGTTTCCGCGTCACTGAGCGCAGATATCCATCCGAAGCTGATTCTGAACGGCGTAAGCACGCCACGTCCTTAA
- a CDS encoding histidine kinase — MLKRLIRTSNNLKLKHKLLISYVLVVMIPVLIIGLAVTSYFRQQALDNAIGQTIINVDKIKSQTATMLRVPTDISNMLMFNADLKEIVNRRYKSVVELTSAYLAYKDFQEYRRLYREIAGIRFYSPNPTLINNLEFIPVNERTKESYWYKEALKTTSIGWFYIPGREDNPVHRLSLVRKVPFAEYKTEGVLMIVINQEELNGLLRQEQFETLITDEQGYVVAAKNTELVGKTLDELDFGVDLQSQPKGTIEADFQGEPSNIVIDELGPGSSFNKLKVISVFATKNIVKDANQISQIGMIFITLVLVIALLLVYIISFLTSNRLLRLSKHLNKLALGDLNVTSRIDGNDEIGQLSRQFNYMVKSINELMTQVVETTEQNNRLEIAQKEIKLKMMASQINPHFLFNALESIRMKAHIKGEAEIANIVRLLGKLMRKSLEIGSGKTTFRAELEMVRSYLEIQKFRYGDRLAFEIHVDPEVERMYIPPLIIQPIVENAIVHGLENKEGTVQVHIHIWLKDGIVGVRVKDDGAGITPERLTEVMQFVSGPEEEEKSRIGMRNVHQRLTLTYGESAGLQINSVYGEGTEVSFTLPAGGNQHV, encoded by the coding sequence ATGTTAAAACGGCTGATTCGAACTTCGAATAATCTCAAATTAAAGCATAAATTGCTCATTTCCTATGTGCTTGTTGTTATGATTCCAGTGCTGATTATTGGTCTCGCTGTTACCAGTTATTTTCGTCAGCAGGCGCTGGATAATGCCATCGGGCAGACCATCATTAATGTGGATAAAATTAAAAGCCAGACGGCGACCATGCTGCGTGTGCCCACCGATATATCCAACATGCTGATGTTCAATGCCGATCTCAAGGAGATCGTGAACCGGCGTTACAAGAGTGTGGTAGAGCTGACTTCGGCCTATCTTGCCTATAAAGACTTTCAGGAATATCGAAGGCTGTACCGCGAAATAGCCGGTATTCGATTTTACTCCCCCAACCCGACATTGATTAACAATCTTGAGTTTATTCCGGTGAATGAACGGACCAAGGAGAGCTACTGGTATAAGGAAGCGCTGAAAACGACGAGCATCGGCTGGTTCTATATCCCCGGCAGGGAAGACAACCCGGTTCACCGGCTCAGTCTGGTGCGCAAAGTTCCGTTTGCCGAATATAAGACAGAAGGTGTACTGATGATTGTGATCAATCAGGAGGAACTTAACGGCCTCCTGCGTCAGGAGCAGTTTGAGACGCTGATTACGGACGAACAGGGTTATGTAGTTGCAGCCAAAAATACCGAACTGGTCGGTAAGACGCTGGATGAGCTTGATTTTGGCGTAGATCTGCAGAGTCAGCCCAAAGGCACCATCGAAGCTGATTTTCAGGGGGAGCCTTCCAATATCGTGATTGATGAACTGGGGCCGGGGTCCAGCTTCAACAAACTGAAGGTCATCTCGGTGTTTGCGACCAAAAATATCGTGAAAGATGCTAACCAGATCAGCCAGATTGGCATGATTTTTATTACTTTGGTGCTGGTGATCGCACTGCTGCTGGTATATATCATCTCATTCCTGACCTCAAACCGGCTTCTCCGGCTCAGCAAACATCTGAACAAGCTGGCTCTCGGGGACTTGAATGTCACTTCGCGTATTGACGGAAATGATGAGATTGGTCAATTATCACGCCAGTTCAATTACATGGTGAAGAGCATTAACGAATTGATGACCCAGGTGGTCGAGACCACGGAGCAGAACAACCGATTGGAAATCGCTCAGAAAGAGATTAAACTGAAAATGATGGCCAGCCAGATCAATCCCCATTTTTTGTTTAACGCGCTTGAATCTATTCGCATGAAGGCTCATATCAAGGGGGAGGCAGAGATTGCGAATATTGTCAGGCTGCTTGGCAAGCTGATGCGAAAAAGTCTGGAGATTGGCAGCGGTAAAACGACGTTTCGGGCAGAACTGGAGATGGTACGTTCTTATCTGGAGATCCAGAAGTTCAGGTATGGAGACAGACTAGCGTTTGAGATTCATGTGGACCCTGAGGTGGAGAGAATGTATATTCCTCCTTTGATCATTCAGCCGATTGTAGAGAACGCCATTGTACATGGTTTGGAAAACAAGGAAGGTACTGTGCAGGTTCATATTCATATCTGGCTGAAGGATGGCATAGTGGGGGTTCGAGTTAAGGATGATGGGGCGGGAATCACGCCGGAAAGGCTTACTGAAGTGATGCAGTTTGTCAGCGGCCCCGAGGAAGAGGAGAAGAGCCGGATTGGGATGCGTAATGTGCATCAGCGTTTAACGTTGACGTATGGGGAAAGTGCCGGGTTACAGATTAACAGTGTGTACGGGGAAGGAACGGAGGTTTCTTTCACCTTGCCAGCAGGAGGGAACCAGCATGTATAA
- a CDS encoding response regulator transcription factor → MYKVLLVDDEPSIREGLTTIIDWEKYSFQVMATAGSGREAIACFHEMKPDLTIIDIRMPGMTGLEVIEELRLTQPDAHFLILSGYADFDYAKKAISFGVDGYLLKPVDEEEIIAELERIAVQLQQEQETQARYAGEDTAYREHQIEALLYDSLQGTGSREEDSLGLHWPQYQVILLEIHAAPDLQRGNEMKRKLIEAFDQKERGIVFSFHSGLGLLIKEVVTRDSAAQEMYEELQALLAEWNVHMYAAAGEPVHSTADIARSYTQANTLLAERFLFSGQRIERWDEGRLSPSNITDVNGQETVTEGVQEPDEVELADKLYYALDIRSSESVMRVLGEMEERLIPYHWTEQAIKTAFSQVFSLAFNKLAAANQQMQSIMQEHSVLINEVYHQFTMADLKAMAAEHLNRLIQRMGGGSKDTVMKQMIEFIQRNPGENLKLEVLAEVFNYNSSYLGKLFKNHTGEYFNAFLDKVRIEQAKVLLDEGLKVHQVASRVGYANVDYFHGKFKKYVGESPSAYKQSRSQAQAKETGYQEGENE, encoded by the coding sequence ATGTATAAAGTATTGTTGGTAGACGATGAACCGAGCATTCGCGAGGGACTGACCACCATTATCGATTGGGAAAAATACAGCTTCCAGGTCATGGCTACAGCCGGAAGCGGGCGAGAAGCGATCGCCTGTTTCCACGAAATGAAGCCGGACCTGACCATTATTGATATACGGATGCCAGGCATGACTGGCCTGGAGGTAATAGAAGAGCTCCGCCTGACTCAACCGGATGCACATTTTCTGATTTTAAGCGGGTATGCTGATTTTGATTATGCCAAAAAGGCAATCAGCTTCGGCGTGGACGGCTACCTGTTGAAGCCGGTGGACGAAGAGGAAATCATTGCTGAACTGGAGCGCATTGCGGTGCAGCTTCAGCAGGAGCAGGAGACGCAGGCGCGTTACGCGGGAGAAGATACAGCCTACAGGGAACATCAGATTGAGGCGCTGCTCTATGACTCACTGCAGGGTACGGGAAGCAGGGAGGAAGACAGCCTTGGACTTCACTGGCCGCAGTATCAAGTGATTCTGCTGGAAATTCATGCAGCACCGGATCTGCAGCGAGGAAATGAGATGAAGCGCAAGCTGATTGAAGCATTTGATCAGAAGGAGAGAGGGATCGTGTTTTCCTTTCATTCCGGACTGGGGCTGTTAATTAAAGAAGTGGTTACTCGGGACTCTGCAGCACAGGAGATGTACGAGGAGCTGCAGGCATTACTCGCGGAATGGAACGTACACATGTACGCTGCTGCGGGAGAACCGGTACATTCTACAGCGGATATTGCCAGATCATACACACAAGCTAACACCCTTCTAGCGGAACGTTTCCTGTTCTCCGGGCAGCGAATCGAGCGCTGGGACGAAGGGCGGCTGTCTCCTTCAAATATTACAGATGTGAACGGTCAGGAAACCGTAACAGAAGGGGTACAGGAGCCTGATGAAGTTGAATTGGCGGACAAGCTGTATTATGCCCTGGATATTCGCAGTAGTGAATCCGTGATGCGTGTGCTTGGAGAGATGGAAGAGCGCCTGATTCCGTACCACTGGACGGAGCAGGCAATCAAAACAGCATTTTCTCAAGTGTTCTCGCTCGCATTTAACAAGCTTGCTGCGGCTAATCAGCAGATGCAGTCTATTATGCAGGAGCACTCGGTGCTGATTAACGAGGTATATCATCAGTTTACGATGGCCGACCTCAAAGCGATGGCAGCTGAGCATTTGAATCGTCTGATCCAGCGAATGGGCGGAGGCAGCAAGGATACAGTGATGAAACAGATGATTGAATTCATTCAACGTAATCCGGGCGAGAACCTCAAGCTTGAAGTTCTGGCTGAGGTGTTCAATTACAACAGCAGTTATTTGGGGAAATTGTTCAAGAATCACACCGGGGAGTATTTTAACGCCTTTCTGGATAAAGTCCGAATCGAGCAAGCCAAAGTGCTGCTTGACGAAGGATTAAAGGTGCATCAGGTAGCTTCAAGGGTGGGATATGCCAACGTGGACTATTTCCACGGTAAATTCAAGAAATATGTGGGTGAGTCTCCTTCGGCGTACAAACAATCCAGATCCCAAGCCCAAGCCAAAGAAACGGGTTATCAGGAGGGCGAAAACGAGTGA